Proteins from a genomic interval of Syngnathoides biaculeatus isolate LvHL_M chromosome 23, ASM1980259v1, whole genome shotgun sequence:
- the gja10b gene encoding gap junction protein alpha 10 b — protein MGDWNLLGNILEEVHIHSTIMGKIWLTILFVFRMLVLGVAAEDVWDDEQSEFVCNTVQPGCKNVCYDQAFPISLIRYWVLQIIFVSSPSLVYMGHALYCLRTIEKERHRKKACLKAELDVTDPILEHKQIEWELRKLDEQKKLRKVPLQGSLLRTYVFHILTRSVLEVGFIIGQCGLFGISLPPRYKCERLPCPNSVDCFVSRPTEKNIFMVFMLVISGVSLFLNLLEIFHLGMKKIKQSLYGYKYGDGDSICWSKKSSMMQRVCKLSNSSPQRLMRLPQIVYSVVSSSHKETQPLSLTSIAPLFPEPHSDNQLPAQGHQPNQVDIQSMQHLSATGRQHTLDIWMQSSCSDLDEPHHLRKQQYTGTQTTLMGSHMVSPAAQSNLEKIQSAMGVYKGHSDTSDSPGSDYFSTARKSSFMSRGMSDGRQGSLSGSLYSMNGISTEALYLNKKESPVVTPPTCGRRMSMVRIYKMLIKKKKNIL, from the coding sequence atgGGGGATTGGAATTTATTGGGCAACATTTTAGAGGAGGTCCATATTCATTCCACCATTATGGGGAAGATCTGGCTCACGATCCTTTTTGTGTTTCGAATGCTTGTACTGGGTGTTGCAGCAGAGGACGTCTGGGATGATGAGCAGAGTGAGTTTGTTTGCAACACAGTGCAACCTGGGTGCAAAAATGTTTGCTATGACCAGGCTTTCCCCATCTCCTTGATCCGTTATTGGGTCCTTCAGATCATATTTGTGTCCTCTCCATCTTTGGTCTACATGGGTCATGCATTGTACTGTTTAAGAACCATTGAGAAGGAGAGGCacagaaaaaaagcatgtctGAAAGCTGAACTGGACGTGACAGACCCAATTCTCGAACATAAGCAAATAGAATGGGAGCTCAGAAAACTAGATGAACAGAAGAAACTAAGGAAAGTTCCCCTTCAAGGCTCCCTGTTACGGACATATGTTTTCCATATCTTGACAAGATCTGTATTGGAAGTGGGTTTTATTATTGGTCAATGTGGTCTGTTTGGCATCAGCCTGCCTCCTCGGTACAAATGTGAGAGGTTGCCTTGCCCCAACAGCGTGGATTGTTTTGTATCACGACCAACTGAGAAGAACATTTTCATGGTGTTCATGCTGGTTATATCTGGAGTTTCTTTATTCCTCAACCTTCTTGAGATCTTTCATCTggggatgaaaaaaatcaaacaaagtttGTATGGTTATAAATATGGAGATGGTGACAGCATCTGCTGGTCAAAGAAAAGCTCCATGATGCAACGAGTTTGCAAATTATCAAATTCCTCCCCACAAAGACTGATGCGGCTTCCACAAATAGTGTACTCAGTTGTGTCGAGCTCTCACAAAGAAACTCAGCCATTAAGTCTGACATCCATAGCCCCTCTTTTTCCGGAGCCTCATAGTGACAACCAATTACCGGCACAGGGTCACCAGCCAAACCAAGTGGACATCCAGAGTATGCAGCATCTGAGCGCGACGGGGAGGCAACACACTTTGGACATTTGGATGCAATCATCTTGCAGTGATTTAGATGAACCTCATCACTTGCGGAAGCAGCAATATACTGGAACTCAAACCACATTAATGGGCAGCCACATGGTAAGCCCTGCAGCCCAGAGCAATTTAGAGAAAATACAAAGTGCTATGGGCGTGTATAAAGGACACAGTGACACGAGTGATTCTCCTGGGAGTGACTACTTCTCGACAGCCCGTAAAAGCAGTTTCATGTCCCGAGGAATGTCTGATGGAAGGCAAGGCAGTCTGTCAGGCAGCCTATATTCTATGAATGGAATAAGCACCGAGGCGCTGTATCTTAACAAGAAAGAGAGTCCCGTAGTGACTCCACCAACTTGTGGGAGAAGAATGTCAATGGTGAGAATATATAAaatgcttattaaaaaaaaaaaaaacattttatag